The following is a genomic window from Oryzias latipes chromosome 12, ASM223467v1.
CATTTTTCATcagattgaataaaaaaaaaagaattctgtgAAAAATGTGTGGAAAATGTGGAGCGACGGTAACAAAATTGTCATGGGTGGTTTGATCtgcgtccgtccatccattttcaggACCTGCTGAATcccctttggggtcacagggctgctgtcGGGCGAAGGCGGGGGTCACCCtaaacaggtcaccagtctgctGCAGGACCCATCTGCATGGAAATCTTAGTTAAAGTTTGACATGCCCTGATGAAAGCATCACGTGTTTCCCAGCAGGACGTAACACTGAGGTGATGCCAGCAAACGCAGAACAGTAATTCAAGAGGGGATCCGTTTGAAAAAACAGCCTTTATCTGACTAAAATTCATTAGGACAATAAGAGGGTTTGGAAATGGTAAATACTTgtttagcgcttttctaccttcctcgaaggcccaaagcgctttacagtcacagtcccattcacacacattcacacactgatggatctgtttgtctacaagtCCTTCTACGTATCAACTACAAGGTTtttattcatctgctcctgattcacaacaatttgaagaacGAAATGCtcacaaatgcagttttacCCTCTTGAGACTCAAGCTCTTGTTTGATAtgcctttctttttatttaccaCAGGGCCTCAGGTCATCAGAATTAACTAcagtggtaataaaacccaCAATGTAATGTCCTTGTATATGGACGCCAAGTCTCAAGAGGTCAATCCTACTTtgtttaatatatgtcctctatcatgacaaaaatgctccaagaacatgttaaaaacacgattttcattggaggggtctttaagatgatttttttgttgttggaaaaTTCGTAATACTGCTGTTTGAtccagtttttcattttgtttagtaGAATTTCTTGCTTGTATAAACTCTTGTGTTCTCCTTTTGATTCATTTCACATCTGTGTTTACTTTAATTgttatttgtgtttcttttttatctttatggTCATTTTGTGCAGTTCAAAAGATGATATTTTGAAAGCACAAAGCTCTTAACCACATACGGTAGTACATATTGATCCAAAACCAGACATGGAAAATAACCCAGTTTTGTGACTTAAGTGAACACAGCAGTAATGGGAGGCTTGAAGTAAAAGTAATTTTTCCTCtcagaaaagtaaaatgaaaaagctatGTTGTGCTGTAATGGctgaaactgaaaaaacaacGAGAAGTTATCTTCTCTTTATGGGTTATTTTATTGTGGATTATGGTTGTGGGTTAGATTAGGTTCATTCTGATTGCTGCTGTCCTCATCTCTCTAAACTAGTGTGAATAATAATAAGTAAAATCCACAAGAGAACACCAAAGCTCATACagaaacacctaaaaaaaacaacgaaagTCACATTAAATGGCATAAAGGGAACTAAAGCAAAAAAGCAAGAAACGTCACGTGGTTGATGACACAAAAGAGAtctaaaagttaaaaagttataattagAATGGTTTGTTAAAATATCTGCCATTTTCTTGTTATTCCTTCAAGATTGACTGTATTTTTGGCCTAAAAGGTAGTCGTGGTCCTGACCGGGAAGCTGTTTGAGGCCGCCATCCCTGTCTGTTACCTTGGTTACGCTTGAACACACACCGCTGGCCACTGCGCACGTCTGTGGCGACACCAACTATTTGTACAATCCTATTGGTTCCCGTTCTCTCACCAGACATCGTACACTGGCTGTCATTGGTCACCCGGTTCGTGGCTGTGTTTCCTGATCTGCTATTGGACAGCAGCTCATGGGGCTCACAGTGCCGCATGGTGCGCGTGAGCTGCGATTGGCCACGTGGGCGGGTACGTGAGTAAAGAGGGCCCGCTGAGCTGTCAACTCCATATATAAATACTTTGCAGGTAGAAGGGGGTTAAGCGGAGAGTTAACAATATTGATACTTTAAGTTTAACTGTAGCTGACGTCACAGACAGGTAAGGAGGATTTCTGaagattttttcttatttttattactcTTGAAAAGTTTTAGGGGCCCAAAAGAGGACAAAAAACGATGCTGTGATTTAAATAGATGTATTACTAGTTAATAGAGAGAAGCTATATGTAGAAAATTAGTATCTGTTCGGTTAGGATTAGTAGTTTGATATCACTTTCTGCTTAAGCCTTAAGAGAAATGAGTAAGAGACGGTCCGTCACCTAAATTGTTCCGTGCaacacaaaagtttaaaaacaatgacagcctagatttttgtctaaaataatGTAACTAAATGGACGTTTTGCTGACTACGTTTATCTTTATAAATACGCCACAAGCCAGCCTTTTTGCTGTACCGATCCATCAGTGTGACCTTGTACAGCCCGGCAGCCCTAACCTGCTTAAGACTAGTCGCAGAAAATCCCGTTGACCTTTCACCCACTGGGTCCTCTGTGCACATCTGGGTTCCTTTCTCTGCCGGAACGCACCGTTCCCACCTAGCCGGTCCGGGAAAACCTAATGATTGATAGTTTGCGGCTGCTGTTCGGGTCAAACGGTAGCGAGTTTGTCATCACATCTACTATTATATGCTAGCTAGCTCAGCTAATAATCTGCTAACAGTACGTCCTTAATGATGAGTCGTTAGGTCCAGTTCGTGAGCGGTGACCGTCAATTTGATTACTCAGCTTGACCACTTAAGTGCAGAGACCGGGTAAGTAGCTGTTGTTACCGATGAAGCTAACTGGTCAACAGTCATCTGTCCTGCTATTTGCGAGTGCAAATAGCCGCCCATATCCTATGAAGCGTCTGGATAACTAACTGTCACCTTCGTCTCTACCCATCATTCATTGCGTTTCTGGtagttgttgacattttttctatcttttagaGCTGTGTTATCATGCACTTTTaaacccactccagtgaaaattgtgtttttggtgttggaTATGGtgtaagattaaaactgcatttctcagtatttctttattcaaatcaatgtgtatcggaagcagatgaaaagaaatcTGTTTGATAAAGCTCGTAATTTTGTAAAATCTAcaccgctccattccgatggatccacttacagacaaatagatccatgtacgtttttgttttcctcgtctgagctggaatctggatccaaactgtacggctggacagctcaaatattgctccccatttttgttgcactgctaatgttaagttgggttGTGGCGggctgtaaacagatggatgacgggaagtggggctGGGCTTATTCAATAGCAACTCTCTCATgtacaactcggaggcaaatttctaatgaacccctgttgctctgcagaaactatgttctagaaaacaacaccgtttttgttttttggctaaaagtggcATAGTCATAATTAAGGGACCGCcaggaatgctttaaaaatagattttaataattgaccggagtgggacttttaaatgCTTTGTCAACTTTTCAGGATGCCTGGTTCAGCCCAGATTAGCTACATGGGACCGTGGCCCAAAGATGTGGGTATCATTGCCTTGGAGCTGTACTTCCCTTCCCATTTTGTGGACCAAGCGGAGCTGGAGCAGTACGACGGTGTGGCTGCTGGGAAGTACACCGTAGGCTTGGGCCAGGCCCGTATGGGGTTCTGCTCAGACCGTGAGGACATCAACTCTCTGTGCCTGACCGTCGTCCAGCGGCTCATGGAGAGGAACGGCTTGTCCTACGACAGCATTGGCCGCCTAGAGGTTGGCACCGAGACCATCATCGACAAGTCCAAGTCTGTCAAGACGGTGATAATGCAGCTGTTTGAGGACTCTGGCAACACAGACGTGGAGGGCATCGACACCACAAACGCCTGCTACGGTGGAACGGCCGCGCTCTTCAACGCCGTAAACTGGGTGGAGTCCAGCTCATGGGATGGTGAGCGAGCTTTATAGATCTGAAAAAAGGAGATAACTAAGGTGGCATTCAGCAGTACATTAGTGCTTAATgctttagtaataattgatagatgtgcttttttttagttcaagGTCTACCTTAAAACAAAGGGTTTCTCTGCTGTCTCTTAAGTTTTGgtctggttttgtgtttgacGTTTGTTGATGTTATTCAACAAATATTGTATGCATCTTGTTAATAACCTACGCATTCTTGGACGTTTTCTTCTTGTTTCCTCTTTTGGTACCCTGCCTTTTACTCCAAACAAggagggataggctccagcaaatTTACATCCATTTCCACTGTAACAGATGTGTTTCAGTGTCTCGCACAAGGACTCGTTTGAATGTAGGCAGTCATGGTAGGgaaatattttctaaatcaaGCCACCTACTTGCTGCCGCCCTTACCTGCACTTCAATCTGCACTGTGTTCCTTTTCTAAACGGAGGTGGTTAAGGTGTAGTGCTGTAGATCAGAGGTACCCCTCTTCTCTGTAGCTGCTTTGGTAAATCAAGATCTCCTTTCAGACGGCACCTGTATGGAGGGGacggcaaatttctaatgaactcctgccgctttacagaaattatgtcctagaaaatgacacaggttttttgattttagcttTAACAGCagaatcataatgaaaagaccaatgagaacacttttaCTATGGAAcaacagatgatcagagtgattTTTAAGCTCTGACTGATCTGCTCCATTTTTCTGGTTACATGTCTCCTTGCCCTCTATGTTCATATTTCAGTCAAACGTGCAGAAACCTGGAGGGAAATCCCTTTAACATTCCCATTGAATGTAAATAAATTCCTTCATTTGTAAATTCTGAAAGTTTTTGTGCTACAACCTGAGTATGGATATGAGGAACCAACAAACCAGCATTTTCTTTCCAGCGGGGCGCCGCCGCTCTTTTGAAGATTGTATGAAATGTGTTTGAAGGTTTGCAGAGATGCTGATGAGACTTTCCTCCCCACGTTTCCACTGCTGTTGAGTCTCGGTCTcttcttgaacatcctctgtgcAGGACGCTTCGCCTTGGTAGTCGCAGGGGACATTGCCGTCTATGCCACAGGGAGTGCCCGGCCCACAGGGGGCGCTGGTGCAGTGGCCATGCTGGTGGGGCCTAATGCTCCATTAGCCTTTGAACGAGGTGAGTTTGTACTCTAAAGGCTCTCTGAGATTCAGCTAGACTGAGCAAAACTCAGCTAAACTGTTTGTTAGCGTCacgtttttaaatattaatatgaAAAACTATGTTTGCTCAGCGTCAGTAATTAACATAACAGATTATGTATTTGattcagactaaaaaaaacttaagagCTGCTGTGAAGCCTTGGATAACCCAGGTCAGCTGAGGACTGATTGTGAAACACAGTCCTAAGAATCCGTTGAgctggaacagaaaaaaatcaaacttgcaTGAACACCGAGATTGCAAAACAGCATTAAACCCACAAGTTAAACTAAGTCTCGTCACAGGAATGCAGCTCTCCATCagtaaaaggaaacaaaagcacTCCAGCCTGAACAAAAGACATCCGAatagtgaaaaaataaagacgTCTGAACCTTTCAGGTCTGCGGGGAACACACATGCAACACGCCTACGACTTCTACAAACCAGACCTGATGTCCGAATACCCTGTGGTGGACGGCAAGCTGTCCATCGAATGCTACCTCAGTGCCTTGGATCGCTGCTACTCTGTGTACCGCAACAAGATCCACACACAATGGCAGAGAGGTGGGTACACACAGATAAACACAGTGACACTCAGCTGTATCTAAAACTACAGGAGAGACGTTTACTCCGTACTGAAGGTGTAGTTTCATGCAGACGTAGAGACTAAGGTTCAGGTTCATTTGGCTTCTGACCTGACGGTGTGGCTGCAGGTCCTTTCAAAGGCTACTAATATACTGATATAAGGCTTTAAAAAGCCTTCATTTTTGGTTGAATGGGTCTTACCTTTTTTTCGTAAACGAGATTTGACTTCctgtcacttaaaaaaaaaaacatttccaggaTGCGCTGTGCCAAGAGGTTGTGAGCTGGTTATAAATCGTTAACACTAATCGTTAAAACTGAGTAGTTTATGGTCCTCGGTGTGGGAAAAGTGCCTCTAAATCAGGGATTACTTGTGGTGGATAAAACTGGCCAGTAGAAATCCTCATGGGGGGAAACGCCACGATTTGCCGAAAGTCAATTAAAGTTGGCACAACAGGGATCAAATCACACTCCAGCTGGTTTTTTCCTCCCCATTTTAATATACTCATGGTCTTAAAGTAGAATTTGTGttcttaaaaatgtaacttcTGTAAATCTGTAGACACCCTGCAAGAGCATGTTAATATTGTTTAGAGAGCTGACTGCAGACACTGCGAGCTGTGAAGATGAACACCTTCATCTTGTGACCAGAAgctgttttctgtgtgtttatgtCACAGAGGGTTCAGATCAGCGCTTCAGTCTGGAAGATTTCGGCTTTTTGGTCTTCCACTCTCCGTACTGCAAGCTGGTGCAGAAGTCGGTGGCTCGGCTGATGCTCAACGACTTCCTGAACCATCCCAACCCCAACACGGAGACCGGGCCCTTCACCGGCCTGGATGCCTTCAGGTACCAGAAGAGCATCGCTCATGGTTTTTTAGAACGGGCACGGCTCACAGTAGATGCTTCCATCTGCACCAGTTTCATGGATGAAGGTCACCAGATCTCATCTTACTGTTTGCTGCTCTTGTCTTAAAGAGACGTGAAGCCAGAGGAAACCTACTTCGACAGGGACGTGGAGAAGGCCTTCATGAAGGCCAGCGCAGATCTGTTTgagaggaagacaaagacgtcTCTTTTGATCTCCAACCAGAATGGAAACATGTACACGCCCTCTGTTTACGGCTGCCTGGCCTCCGTCATTGCAGAGTACGTATCCTGCTCCTCACTAGCATGAAGCTGAAGGTGCAGGGAGTCCGTTCACAGTCCATTCTGAGTTTCCAGGAGCCCCGAAACCTGATGTTAGGATAATCAGCCCTCAGATCTAAATAATGCACACCAGGAGATGGACTGGACTAAGACAGTGCTCATCTAGTTGGCTATTTGCTGTAAGATAAGGATCTTATCAAAAGACTTGTGGGCTGTAAGGCCTGGAATTGATTCCAGACTTCTGTTCTGCAGCCATCTGTGTCACCTTGTGTCTACAGCTTTTTGATATAAAGTGGCGCAGTGAAGACTCAGGGTATTGTTGGTGTTTTCCTGCATATTCTAGTGTTGTGTGTCTTTGGGGgttttgtgttgtgtgtcaACAGATTGTGTCTTGTGTCTTGACGCAggcacagcccctcacagctgGCAGGACAGAGGATTGGAGTCTTCTCCTACGGCTCAGGCTTTGCTGCTTCTCTGTATTCCCTCAAGGTCACACAGGACCACACCCCGGGTGAGTTCAGAGGCATGCTGGGAAGGAGGCCGGAGTCTGGAATCTGGGAGATGACAGTGGTGTGATGTGTTCTGGTTACAGGATCAGCTTTGGATAAACTGGTTTCCAGCTTGAGTGACCTGGGAGTCCGACTGGACTCCAGGAAGAAGGTTGCCCCTGCAGTCTTCTCTGACAGCATGAAGCTGAGAGAAGACACTCACCACTTAGGTACGTTCACTTCACCGCAAACGTTCAGGTTTCATGAAGCGCACTTTTGTTTTCACCAAAATACTGTGAAAATGTAATGCATGACTTGTTGGCtaaagctgaacaaaacgatataACATGCAATATTAGGAATGTGGCacagttaacaaaaaaaaacatctgttgccaaggaatttaaaaaatgtacttttacagATTCTTTTAAAAAGGACGTAGAACTGTTCGTCACCTTCAGGCGACCAAAACAtacaatggttgctatggacataaaatcaacaaaacagcCGCCAtaatgaaaaaggtttttttaataaCAGCTATGACCAGGGGTAGAAGGGGGAGGGGCTtgtagcagctgctcagccagaGAGGGTGAGTCAAAGCAGCTTTAATCAATATTCTAACTTGGTCTACACATGATGTTCCCTGACATGTAGAAAGTGGAGCTTTGAGCGGCAGTCAGCAAAAATAATTCTGACGTTTCAGGTACTGTGACATCAAAGGCTGCAGTCAGTGGCTGAACTGAGTCTGTTTTCCTTGACGCTTTAGACCGGAGGTGATAAATATGTAGAAGCAGCTGACGTCTCGCGTCATTTCACAGACTAGAGTCTTCATGTCTCCACTCAGACATTTATCTGAGTCCGTTTATCTTACAATTTCAGGATtatctttgttgtttgttcaCCCACCCACCACACTGATAAAGGATCAATGATGAaaggcagtgaccccccccaAGCGATAAATTACTGTCGTGTCTTCAGTGGATGATTTACTCAATTTTTAatcttctaaaacaaaaaaattgatcagaaatagatttttaaagaagatgccaaatatattattatataactGTAGTTTTCTGACTAGAGGTGACTCCTGAGTagaagctgcagacacacaaaaaaatgcataatagagaataaaaagaataaaaaatcgGATACAAAATGCGTGACAAACTCTACTCAGGTACGTAAAAAAGAGCTGTAAAGGAATTGCATCCAATCAggattttaaacatgttaaagCTGTTGCTATCAACTGCCAAAAATACCCCCTTGAAATATGGATGCACCTTAAAGTGTCACAAATCTAGGTAACTAGCTGTTAAAACCTTCTTGAAACCACCATTAACTATTTTAATCCATCATTTATGTgatagaaatgtctttttttttactttatatacAGTAGTTTCCGATGTCTCAGCTTACCTGCAGTAACACTATTCACAGAATCATTTGGAGCCTTTATAACGAATattgacacacacaaaaaggaacTACAGCGCACTCTAGcggttgttgcttttttttcttcttctttcaatCACATCTAAGTTGCATTATAACTCCTACCCCCGgccaaactggaaaaaaaacgcCGCTCATAGGCAGAAAAATATGCTATATTATTAATTTAACTAACTACGTTACTCTTTGGTGCTGCAGTCCCAGTTCTAAAAAGATTCAGCTATCATatgttcaaatatttttctttgagtGGATACATTAAAGGGTGATTTTGCTAGTAAAAATTGTAAGTTATTTGACAAGCAAGAGCTGGTTTTATCTGTAATTGATGCTTTCCATTTATCTTTCATCACTACAGAGAAAACTGTATCCTAAGGAGTGACATCAGGGTGTTTTGAATAAGGAAAGTGCTGAAGACCTGCAGCCTTTGTATTAAAAACATGCAGTCTTAGTCCAATTGTAGGGAGATGACACTGTTCCATGCAGATGTCTGCATTTCAGCTAAacggaaccttttttttttttcacagccagCTATGTCCCTCGAGGCTCTGTGGACGATCTGTTCCCCGGAACGTGGTACTTGACCAGAGTGGATGAAAAGCATCGCAGGGAATATTCCCGTAGACCTCTGGATGACGACCTGCCTGCAGAGCCAGAGCTGGTTTGCTTGGGAGCTGCTGCTCAGGTAGGAGAATAACTGAGATGATGCTGTTGTTGTGGCCACCGGGACTGACTGATGGCCCTGTGGCAGAGTGTtctgctacgttcacactgggcatgtgacgcATTCATGCACATGGTGTTCCCACTGGACTATCACTATCCAATAGTAGCACATGTCCTCCactcacagctggaagaggcttggtgtaaatctcatgaatcttgctccaggctttttctttctcagttcTATTCTGATAAACGACTTGCTGTCAttgaattccagccgggcaacaactgcaattattcatttctcttccATGACCAATTTGGCgtttccatgaattaaaaaggacactatccatacatcactaccaaatccaagtcttttaatggtcaaagttcgacctggttggACTTTCAATGCGTGTTCAGTGgtgtgttttgtatgtagagctcgAAAGcggacttaaagacccactctaatgaaaacatgttcttgtagcctttttttcatgatggaggacatttgtaAAAGAGTTTAAGATTAAAAGTAcctttctgagtgtttctttattcaatcaTGA
Proteins encoded in this region:
- the hmgcs1 gene encoding hydroxymethylglutaryl-CoA synthase, cytoplasmic, encoding MPGSAQISYMGPWPKDVGIIALELYFPSHFVDQAELEQYDGVAAGKYTVGLGQARMGFCSDREDINSLCLTVVQRLMERNGLSYDSIGRLEVGTETIIDKSKSVKTVIMQLFEDSGNTDVEGIDTTNACYGGTAALFNAVNWVESSSWDGRFALVVAGDIAVYATGSARPTGGAGAVAMLVGPNAPLAFERGLRGTHMQHAYDFYKPDLMSEYPVVDGKLSIECYLSALDRCYSVYRNKIHTQWQREGSDQRFSLEDFGFLVFHSPYCKLVQKSVARLMLNDFLNHPNPNTETGPFTGLDAFRDVKPEETYFDRDVEKAFMKASADLFERKTKTSLLISNQNGNMYTPSVYGCLASVIAEHSPSQLAGQRIGVFSYGSGFAASLYSLKVTQDHTPGSALDKLVSSLSDLGVRLDSRKKVAPAVFSDSMKLREDTHHLASYVPRGSVDDLFPGTWYLTRVDEKHRREYSRRPLDDDLPAEPELVCLGAAAQHIPSPVKKMPRIPATTTAPEASS